In the genome of Kitasatospora cathayae, one region contains:
- a CDS encoding Dps family protein, with translation MSGPPVISSPLSDSARAVAGSALQATLVDLLDLALVAEQAHWNLYGPRFRSLHVQLDEVATTARNFSDTVAERAAALGVAPDGRAGTIAATSALPSIPQGWLEDRAVVNALVETFATVIRRLRERIGATGEADAVTEDLLIGLIAELEKQSWMFQAENRA, from the coding sequence ATGTCTGGACCTCCCGTCATCAGCAGCCCGCTGTCCGACAGCGCCCGAGCAGTCGCCGGCAGTGCCCTCCAGGCGACCCTGGTCGACCTCCTCGATCTCGCCCTGGTGGCCGAGCAGGCGCACTGGAACCTGTACGGTCCGCGTTTCCGCTCCCTGCACGTGCAACTCGACGAAGTGGCCACCACGGCCCGGAACTTCTCGGACACCGTCGCCGAACGCGCCGCCGCGCTGGGTGTCGCTCCGGACGGGCGGGCCGGGACCATCGCCGCCACCAGCGCCCTTCCCTCCATTCCGCAGGGATGGCTGGAGGACAGGGCCGTGGTGAACGCCCTGGTGGAGACGTTCGCCACCGTCATCCGCCGACTGCGCGAGCGCATCGGCGCGACCGGCGAGGCGGACGCCGTCACCGAGGACCTGCTGATCGGGCTGATCGCCGAGTTGGAGAAGCAGAGCTGGATGTTCCAGGCGGAGAACCGGGCCTGA
- a CDS encoding oxidoreductase, protein MTRTWLITGASRGFGRRLTEAVLESGEQVLATARRPEQLADLVSRYGARVRTTALDVTDAAAARAAVDSAVTAFGRLDVVVNNAGYANSGPIEEMTDKDFREQFEANFFGVVNVTRAALPVLREQRSGVFVQFSSLGGRVGGTPGMGAYQSAKFAVEGFSEVLASEVAPFGVKVVIVEPGAFRTDWQGSSMELHPVGPDYEETVGAMNRYRRENNGTQPGDPARAAQVIIDVVGHAAPPRRLLLGAQAVTAALAAGEARSEETRQWAGASAAADFPAGQ, encoded by the coding sequence ATGACTCGCACGTGGTTGATCACCGGCGCGTCCCGGGGCTTCGGTCGACGCCTGACCGAAGCGGTCCTGGAGAGCGGAGAGCAGGTCCTGGCGACGGCTCGGCGGCCGGAGCAGCTGGCGGACCTGGTCTCCCGCTACGGGGCGCGGGTCCGCACCACGGCCTTGGATGTGACCGACGCGGCTGCGGCCCGTGCCGCGGTGGACAGTGCGGTCACGGCGTTCGGGCGGCTGGACGTGGTGGTGAACAACGCCGGATACGCCAACAGCGGCCCGATCGAGGAGATGACGGACAAGGACTTCCGCGAGCAGTTCGAGGCGAACTTCTTCGGGGTCGTCAACGTCACCCGGGCCGCACTGCCGGTGCTGCGCGAGCAGCGGTCGGGAGTGTTCGTGCAGTTCTCGTCCCTGGGCGGCCGGGTCGGCGGCACCCCGGGCATGGGTGCCTACCAAAGCGCGAAATTCGCCGTCGAGGGCTTCTCCGAAGTCCTGGCCAGCGAGGTCGCCCCGTTCGGGGTGAAGGTGGTCATCGTCGAGCCCGGCGCCTTCCGGACGGACTGGCAGGGCTCGTCCATGGAGCTGCACCCGGTGGGGCCCGACTACGAGGAGACCGTCGGCGCCATGAACCGGTACCGGCGGGAGAACAACGGCACGCAGCCCGGCGACCCGGCCCGCGCCGCCCAGGTGATCATCGACGTCGTCGGCCACGCCGCTCCGCCGCGCCGGCTGCTGCTCGGCGCCCAGGCAGTGACCGCGGCCCTGGCCGCCGGTGAGGCGCGCTCGGAGGAGACGCGGCAGTGGGCCGGGGCGAGCGCCGCCGCCGACTTCCCAGCGGGGCAGTGA
- a CDS encoding carbohydrate ABC transporter permease translates to MSTTTPVRSAAPATRSAASGAPRAKRQPASRWLVLGVLSLASVYFLAPVWWLLVSSTKTSGDLFSGNGFWFGHFALFANLREVFTHQGGIYWQWLANSALYAVGGAGVSTLISAMAGYALAKYAYRGREFTFNTVLAAVLVPQPLLAVPLYLLFSQLHLVNTYWAVLLPSMVSPFGVYLARIYAASSVPDEIIEAGRIDGAGELRIFMTIALRVMTPALVTIFLFQFVSIWTNYLLPVLMLANDKLQPVTVGVVGWQAQRAIGPTAVPFNIVITAAMVSAIPLVVLFLSLQRFWRSGLTAGSVK, encoded by the coding sequence GTGAGCACCACCACCCCCGTGCGGTCCGCCGCACCCGCCACCCGGTCCGCCGCGTCCGGCGCCCCGCGCGCGAAGCGGCAGCCGGCCTCGCGCTGGCTGGTGCTCGGCGTGCTGTCGCTCGCCTCGGTCTACTTCCTGGCGCCGGTGTGGTGGCTGCTGGTCTCCTCCACCAAGACCAGCGGCGACCTGTTCAGCGGAAACGGCTTCTGGTTCGGCCACTTCGCGCTCTTCGCCAACCTGCGCGAGGTGTTCACCCACCAGGGCGGCATCTACTGGCAGTGGCTGGCCAACAGCGCGCTCTACGCCGTCGGCGGCGCCGGCGTCAGCACCCTGATCTCCGCCATGGCGGGCTACGCACTGGCCAAGTACGCCTACCGCGGACGGGAGTTCACCTTCAACACGGTGCTCGCGGCGGTGCTCGTCCCGCAGCCGCTGCTGGCCGTGCCGCTCTACCTGCTCTTCTCCCAGCTGCACCTGGTCAACACCTACTGGGCGGTGCTGCTGCCCAGCATGGTCAGCCCGTTCGGCGTCTACCTGGCCCGCATCTACGCCGCCTCCTCCGTCCCCGACGAGATCATCGAGGCCGGCCGCATCGACGGCGCCGGCGAGCTGCGCATCTTCATGACGATCGCGTTGCGGGTGATGACCCCGGCGCTGGTGACCATCTTCCTGTTCCAGTTCGTGTCGATCTGGACCAACTACCTGCTGCCCGTGCTGATGCTCGCCAACGACAAGCTGCAGCCGGTCACCGTCGGAGTGGTCGGCTGGCAGGCCCAGCGCGCCATCGGCCCGACGGCCGTCCCGTTCAACATCGTGATCACCGCCGCCATGGTCTCCGCCATCCCGCTGGTCGTCCTGTTCCTGTCCCTGCAACGCTTCTGGCGCTCCGGCCTGACCGCCGGCAGCGTCAAATGA
- a CDS encoding carbohydrate ABC transporter permease, with amino-acid sequence MTTALAGRTARQAPAGRPARPTRRARRQARTVALFLAPFLLLFTALYLAPIGYTVYQSLYRMHRSGLGLSAPTQTFSGLANYATALGDPDFRGSLLRVLLIGAVQVPLMLLLALVLALLLDARSTMFKRFFRLAFFLPYALPGVVGAIMWSYLVAPGLSPITAAAHHLGLHLNLTSDSMLGPTIGNMLTWGWTGYNMLIIYSALQAIPAELSEAATMDGCSAVAIAWRIKVPMVRPALVLTTVFSIIGTAQLYNEPAILHNVAPNLSSTYTPIYAAYDAVNANNFNAAATESVILALLAFVLSFGFLRLVQRRGGAL; translated from the coding sequence ATGACCACCGCCCTCGCCGGGCGGACAGCACGGCAGGCCCCGGCCGGCCGGCCGGCTCGGCCCACCCGGCGCGCACGCCGCCAGGCCCGGACCGTCGCGCTGTTCCTGGCTCCGTTCCTACTGCTGTTCACGGCCCTGTACCTGGCGCCGATCGGCTACACCGTCTACCAGAGCCTGTACCGGATGCACCGCTCCGGCCTCGGCCTGTCCGCGCCCACCCAGACCTTCTCCGGCCTCGCCAACTACGCCACCGCGCTGGGCGATCCGGACTTCCGCGGCTCACTGCTGCGGGTGCTGCTGATCGGTGCGGTCCAGGTGCCGCTGATGCTGCTGCTCGCCCTGGTGCTCGCACTGCTGCTGGACGCGAGGTCGACCATGTTCAAGCGCTTCTTCCGGCTGGCCTTCTTCCTGCCCTACGCCCTGCCCGGCGTGGTGGGCGCCATCATGTGGTCCTACCTGGTCGCCCCGGGCCTCAGCCCGATCACCGCCGCCGCCCACCACCTGGGCCTGCACCTGAACCTGACCTCCGACAGCATGCTCGGTCCCACCATCGGCAACATGCTGACCTGGGGCTGGACCGGCTACAACATGCTGATCATCTACTCCGCGCTGCAGGCCATCCCCGCCGAGCTCAGCGAGGCGGCCACCATGGACGGCTGCTCGGCCGTCGCCATCGCCTGGCGGATCAAGGTGCCCATGGTGCGTCCGGCCCTGGTGCTCACCACCGTGTTCTCCATCATCGGCACCGCCCAGCTCTACAACGAGCCGGCCATCCTGCACAACGTGGCACCCAACCTGTCCAGCACCTACACCCCCATCTACGCCGCCTACGACGCCGTGAACGCGAACAACTTCAACGCCGCCGCCACCGAGTCGGTGATCCTCGCGCTGCTGGCCTTCGTGCTCTCCTTCGGCTTCCTCAGGCTCGTCCAGCGCCGCGGAGGTGCCCTGTGA